The genomic stretch GAAATGATCAGTCGTAATAACCAGACCTTGTAACTATAGTTTGGGATTCCAAAAATAATCTCCACGATCTTGGCGTCCTGATCGTTCTGTATGCCGAAACACATCGGGTAGAAAACCAACAGAATGCTCGGTAACATCAACATGGAGTATGCTGTTGCCTGCGTGATCTCGTCATCGCCCAGTAATTTCACGATCACCGTGATCACGTAGAAGGCGAGGGCACTCAACATGAAATATAGGAATTTATTCCCGAATATAATCTTGATGTTATATTGTACCAGCTTTTGTAGGGTTATCCAAAATTGCACCATAATAATTGAAAATTGAAAATTGAAAATTGAAAATGTGAATAAATTCAGATTCACATTTTCGAATCTTCTAATTTTATTGTGTTATAATTTGCTCTTTGTTCTCGATCTTCACGCTTCTCAATAGCCACAAGTAAGAGTCCTCCAGAGCCGGGAGAATCTTCTCGGCAGTCTCGGTGGGCTTATGCTCGCTAAGGCAACGTACTTTGATCATGTCGCCTTGGCGGATGTGGTGGACGATCAGCATATCGGACGGTAATTTTGCGAAATCCCGTACGGGAACTTCAAAGGCCCACGTAACATCCTTGGCAATATTGGCCATATCACTCGGCGTACCGTGGTATTTCAGAATACCCTTGTTGATCACGCCGACCTGGTTACAGGAACTGGCAATATCCTCTATAATGTGGGTAGAGAAAATCACGATCCGGTTTCGGGACAATTCTACGAGCAAGTTTCTGAAACGGATTCTTTCCCGCGGGTCCAATCCGGCTGTCGGCTCGTCCACCACGAGTATCCGGGGCAGGTTCAACAGGGTTTGTGCGATACCGATACGTTGTTTCATACCACCAGAAAAACCTCCGATCTTCTTGTCCTTGTTCTCGTACATATGCACGGCGGAAAGTACTTCGGCAATCCGGTTGTGACGTACCTTTTTATTATATATTCCTTTCAACAGGGCTTGGTACTCCAAAAATTCCCATGCCGTGAGGTTCTCGTACGTTCCGAATTCCTGCGGTAAATAACCGATCAAGCCTTGCAACTCTTCCCGTTTCTTCTGGGTATCGATGCCGTTAATGAATATTTTCCCGTAACTCTGTTCGAAGACCCCGCAAATGATACGCATCAGCGTGGTTTTACCCGCTCCGTTAGGACCCAGCAAACCGAACATCCCGGTATGTATCTCCATGGAAACGGAATTCAACGCCTTGAACGGTTTCTTCTTCACCCCGATAAACGGAGCCTTGGAAGCCAGACGGAAAATGGTCTTTCTCAGCATACGGAACCGACCGTCAATCAAATCAATATTAATGTTTTCCTTGTTGATCTTGTTGGACAGGTAGCGGGCGGCAATACCGAGATACCAGAACATACCGAGGAAGATAGCTCCCCCGCTGTTCTCAAATTTCTTGCTTGACCAGATCAGGATAACCATGGGACCAGCATAGTAAATGACAATAGCGATGATCCTTAGCGTCTTGGCGATAACGTTCTGTTTCCGGTTCTCGCAAAACTCCCTGAAAATGTTCATGATCCTTAGCGTCATCGTCCAGGTAATGAAAGCAAAAACAATTGCCCAAAAGAACAGTACTTGGTAGCTGAACGTGAAGTAATACATGAATCCCAGCACCGGCAACGACCACAACAGCGGTTGCATATCCCGCCATTTGCGATAATTCCCTTGCAGTCCGAGACGTTCCCGAATTTTCAAACCGGAAGTCCATTCCCGGTTGAAACGTGACGGGCGTCCGTACACTTTAACCAGATTGCATATCTTGATCTCCAGCTCTTCGTTAGCCGGGATGATATTACTTTGCGCCCGGCGTAAACTGTCTTCCAAGAACCAGGTCACTCCCGGTACGAGAATCACCGTCAGGATCACGTATAGAATCCGGTTCAGCAGGGTATAGGTCCAGAAGTACACGCAGATTACGGCCACGACGAAAAGCACGATTTGCAATAGTTTCATGAAAAGGCTTTGTGTCCGCAGGCGGTATAAAGCGTCTTCCATTCCGGAATACAACGTTGGGATAATCACCAGAGTCAGCAGCGTACTCATGGTAAGTCCCCCGATTACCGTGATGGCAAACGGGGCTCCCAGCCCGGACACGTATTCTCCTTGTCCCATGGCTAATGGGATCATGGCCACGATAGTTGTGATTGCCGTGATCAGAATCGGCCTTAAACGGGATAACCCGGCCGTTATGATCGCCCGTTGCTTGCGGTTTCCGTTGCGACGGAGTAAAGACGTGTAATCGATAAGGATGATACTATTATTTACCACGATACCGATCAGGATAATGAAACCCACGAAAACATTGGCATTCATCAATGAATTGCTCGTGAATAATAAAGCCAGTAAAGAACCGATGGCGGCCAGCGGGATGGTAAACATCAGCACGATGGGAGCCGTGGTCGATTCAAATACGGCAGCCAAAATCATGTAAATTAAAATGAAGGCGGCCAAGATGAGGAAGATGAAATCATTCATTTCGTTTTCCTCATGTACGACTTCCACGGCGATACCCGTCGGGACATCCATGCTTTGCACCAGTTCGTCAATCTCTTCCCGTGCGGACTCCAGCAAATCCTTTGATTCATTGATGTCTGAATTGAACATGTAAACAAGGTTCACCTCCTTTTCCTGGTTGATACGGGTGATGTTTCCTTTGTCACGTCCTAGATTGATGCGGCTGAAACTCCGTAATTGAACTAATCCGTTGTTCTTATTCGTGACTTCCAGATTGCGTAAATCTTCCAGTGTCCGGGTTTGAGTTTTCTGATCATCTTCATCATAATTGATGTCCCGGATCAGAATGTCATATTCCTGGTTTCCGGCTTTATATTTGACCTCGGCTTTACTTTGAGGCTGGAAATTGGAAAGTTCTTGGCTTACATTCCCGGGTTCAACCTCGTTCATACCCATGAGGTACTGGTCAAAGAAAATTTTGGAAACCGTGCTTCCCTGGGAAACTGAAATATGGGAATTTGAAATGTTATCCAGGTCATCAAGTTGATATTTCAAATATTCGGCAAAATTCGCCATCGACTCGAAATCCTGACCTTTGATGATCACTTTTTCTGTTTGACTACCCATTCCCAGCATTTTGAGCAAGGAACTATTACCAAGCATTCCACCGCCCCCGCTGCTTCCTCTAAAGTTCTCGCTACTCTCGCTGGCTTCCAAGCTAATCTGGTTAATATTAACCGTTTCGGCCAACCGGAGTACTTCGGTTTTCAGTTGGATGAGAGATTTTTTATTTATCTTTTGATAATCATCTTTCAGTCGGATCGTGAGCCGGACATCCTCTTTCATAATGTTGGAAGAGAATTCTTTGATTTCCGGGACTTCGAGTAATTCGTCCTCGAAAAGACGGATCATTTCGTCGGTTCTTTGAAGCGTGTAGCCTGTTGGCGGGGTGATATACACGTTGAACGTGTTCAATTCAACCTCTTTCAGCGTGTTCAAGGTTAAAGAGGTGGATAGCACCACGGTAACCAGTAAAGTGACTAGAGCGATAATGATCACTTGTGCCGGACGCCGAAGTGACATCTTGAGTATAGCAACATATATCTGCACCAATCTGTTATGGATGGATAGGTTGCTGAAATTGACATCTTCCGGAGTCTTGCGCAAAATAGCGTTTACCGCCATCGGTATCAACAGCAAGGCCACGACCAGCGATATGGTAAGTGTTGCCACGATAGAAATTCCGATGTGTTCCCCGATCAGCTTGACCAAGTAATTGTCCGCAAAAAGGAAAGGCAGGAACACGGTAATCGTAGTGACCGTGGCCGCCATGATTGCTTTCCACACTTCGGTAGTTCCCCGCACACAGGCCTCGTCGGTGGAAACTCCCAACCCCTTCAGTCGATAGATGTTCTCCATAACGACGATGGAGTTATCCAGCAACATACCGACGGCGAGTGCGATACCCGTGAGGGTTAGCGTGTTGATCGTTATTCCGAATAGATAAAAGAAATAGAATGACGAGAACACGGAAATCGGAATGGCAAAAGCCACGATGGAGATGATCCGTATTTTCCGGAGGAACAGGAACAACACGAATATGGCCAGTAAAGCTCCCGAAAGTCCGAGATCGATGATTTGGTCAATGTTTTTATTCATCACGTCGGCAGCGTCGTCTTCCACTTCAATAAGAACCCCTTTGGATTCTAATTCTGCATTCAAACGATCAATTTCCTGCCGAACCTTTTCGGAAAGGTCAATCACGTTAGCTAACGGGGATTTGGACAGGATGCAGGAAATCACCTCTTTCCCGTTGGTACGGGCGTAGGATTCCTCTTCCTTCACGCCGAACTGGATTTCAGCGATGTCTTTCAACTGGATCGGACCATCGGCAACCACGATACTTCCCAAGTCTTCCGTGGCAAGGTATTCGGCTGTCACGTTGACAAAATAACGTTTATTGTTCTCGTAAACCGAACCGGCAAAACTCTTTTCTGCCAAGTTGCTCGAAATGGCCCTGCTGATCGTTGATGTCGTAATGTTTAGAGCCTTGCATCTTTCCGGATCGACAATAACTTCGATGCTTTTTTGTCGCCCTCCCATGATGGTGACATTAGCGATTCCGTCGATATTTTCCAGGTAGGGAACAATCTCTGAATCGGCAATGTTACGCACGTAGTCAATGTCGTCCTCCCCGAGAATCCGTAGGTTCATGAACATATCACTGGCGGAACCCGAAGAAGATTTGTTCACGTTTAACCTGAAATTATCAGGTAGATTCGGGGTGATGCTTTTTATTTTTTCTTCCAGTTGTAGAAAGGTATATTTCAAGTCAACGTCCTGTTTGAAAGAGACGGTTACCTGTCCTCCTCTCGAATAAATCTGGGTTTCTATTTTTTCTACCCCGTTCAGGGCACTGACGGCCCCTTCCACGGGAATAGCTACTTGATTTTCTATATAGGAAGGGTCGGATTCTGTTTCGGAGCTAATGCTCACGCTCAACACCGGCAGTTCGGCATTGGGGTATAATTCCATGGGAAGGTGTTTATAGGAGAAAATTCCCATAAGTACCAGTCCGATGAAAAGCATCGATACAAGAACCCTTCTTTTTATAATCGTGTTCATGATTTCTTTCTGTCAATAACGTAATACACACACGGGATAACGATCAGCGTCATGATAGTCGAGGTCAGCAAACCACCGATCACGGCAAGTGCCATGGGCGAGCGCAAGGAAGCTCCCTCCCCGAATCCGAAACACATGGGCAGCAATGCCAGAATTGTCGTGGCACTGGTCATGATAATCGGACGCACGCGATGCTGTGCTGCCATTTGGATGGCCTCTTCCAACGGGTGACCCTCTTCTTTCAGACGATTGATCGCATCTACGAGTATGATAGAACTGTTCACGGCAATACCTGCCAGCATGATAATCCCGATAAAGGCCATCATGTTGAGTGTTTGTCCGGTGAGCAGGAACGCTAAAATACATCCCACGCCGGCTAACGGAATGGTCAGTAGGATCGTGAACGGGTGGCGCAAGGATTCGAATTGTGCCGCCATCACCATATATACTAACAATATGGATAAAAACAGGGCGAATCCCAACCCGCTGAATGACTCTTGTCGCATCTCTTCCTCTCCCGTTATCTTGGCTGAATACTTGGCCGGGAATTCAACCTCGGACAATTTAGCTTTAATGGCAGGGGTGACATGGCTCAGTGAGTATTGCTTCTCGAGCATGGCTGTCACGATACCTGTCCGGCTTTGGTTAACCCGGTTAATCTCTTTCGGGGCTGACGTGATTTCGATGTCGGCAATCTCTCCGAGACGGTATTTCTTTTCGCCTTGTACGATTTCAATATCATAAATTTCAGAAAGGGTCACTTCGGGTACTTTGATGTTGATGTCGATCGTTTCGCCTTGTGTTTCGAAAGTTCCGGCATCCTTACCTGCCAGTTTCTCGCTGACTTGGTTACTTACCGTGGCAACATCGATCCCGTAGA from Butyricimonas virosa encodes the following:
- a CDS encoding efflux RND transporter permease subunit, encoding MNTIIKRRVLVSMLFIGLVLMGIFSYKHLPMELYPNAELPVLSVSISSETESDPSYIENQVAIPVEGAVSALNGVEKIETQIYSRGGQVTVSFKQDVDLKYTFLQLEEKIKSITPNLPDNFRLNVNKSSSGSASDMFMNLRILGEDDIDYVRNIADSEIVPYLENIDGIANVTIMGGRQKSIEVIVDPERCKALNITTSTISRAISSNLAEKSFAGSVYENNKRYFVNVTAEYLATEDLGSIVVADGPIQLKDIAEIQFGVKEEESYARTNGKEVISCILSKSPLANVIDLSEKVRQEIDRLNAELESKGVLIEVEDDAADVMNKNIDQIIDLGLSGALLAIFVLFLFLRKIRIISIVAFAIPISVFSSFYFFYLFGITINTLTLTGIALAVGMLLDNSIVVMENIYRLKGLGVSTDEACVRGTTEVWKAIMAATVTTITVFLPFLFADNYLVKLIGEHIGISIVATLTISLVVALLLIPMAVNAILRKTPEDVNFSNLSIHNRLVQIYVAILKMSLRRPAQVIIIALVTLLVTVVLSTSLTLNTLKEVELNTFNVYITPPTGYTLQRTDEMIRLFEDELLEVPEIKEFSSNIMKEDVRLTIRLKDDYQKINKKSLIQLKTEVLRLAETVNINQISLEASESSENFRGSSGGGGMLGNSSLLKMLGMGSQTEKVIIKGQDFESMANFAEYLKYQLDDLDNISNSHISVSQGSTVSKIFFDQYLMGMNEVEPGNVSQELSNFQPQSKAEVKYKAGNQEYDILIRDINYDEDDQKTQTRTLEDLRNLEVTNKNNGLVQLRSFSRINLGRDKGNITRINQEKEVNLVYMFNSDINESKDLLESAREEIDELVQSMDVPTGIAVEVVHEENEMNDFIFLILAAFILIYMILAAVFESTTAPIVLMFTIPLAAIGSLLALLFTSNSLMNANVFVGFIILIGIVVNNSIILIDYTSLLRRNGNRKQRAIITAGLSRLRPILITAITTIVAMIPLAMGQGEYVSGLGAPFAITVIGGLTMSTLLTLVIIPTLYSGMEDALYRLRTQSLFMKLLQIVLFVVAVICVYFWTYTLLNRILYVILTVILVPGVTWFLEDSLRRAQSNIIPANEELEIKICNLVKVYGRPSRFNREWTSGLKIRERLGLQGNYRKWRDMQPLLWSLPVLGFMYYFTFSYQVLFFWAIVFAFITWTMTLRIMNIFREFCENRKQNVIAKTLRIIAIVIYYAGPMVILIWSSKKFENSGGAIFLGMFWYLGIAARYLSNKINKENINIDLIDGRFRMLRKTIFRLASKAPFIGVKKKPFKALNSVSMEIHTGMFGLLGPNGAGKTTLMRIICGVFEQSYGKIFINGIDTQKKREELQGLIGYLPQEFGTYENLTAWEFLEYQALLKGIYNKKVRHNRIAEVLSAVHMYENKDKKIGGFSGGMKQRIGIAQTLLNLPRILVVDEPTAGLDPRERIRFRNLLVELSRNRIVIFSTHIIEDIASSCNQVGVINKGILKYHGTPSDMANIAKDVTWAFEVPVRDFAKLPSDMLIVHHIRQGDMIKVRCLSEHKPTETAEKILPALEDSYLWLLRSVKIENKEQIITQ